The following are encoded in a window of Chitinophagaceae bacterium genomic DNA:
- a CDS encoding T9SS type A sorting domain-containing protein: protein MSGRLMAVQKFNAGQQQVRFMLPAGKLSKGIYILEALINGKKYTGRVLKE from the coding sequence ATGTCGGGCCGGCTTATGGCGGTACAGAAATTCAATGCCGGGCAGCAGCAGGTACGGTTCATGTTACCTGCAGGAAAATTAAGCAAGGGGATCTACATCCTGGAGGCGCTGATCAATGGAAAGAAATATACCGGCAGGGTATTAAAGGAATAA
- a CDS encoding co-chaperone GroES, protein MAKKNAHYELYDDRVLVKPAAAETKTAGGIIIPDSAKEKPQKGTVVAVGPGKYAEQTGNIIPVKQKAGDVVLYGKYAGTEITLEGEDLLMMRSSDILMKVG, encoded by the coding sequence ATGGCTAAAAAAAATGCTCATTACGAGTTGTACGATGACAGGGTGCTCGTAAAACCTGCTGCTGCAGAAACAAAAACAGCTGGTGGTATTATTATTCCTGATTCTGCTAAAGAGAAACCACAAAAAGGGACCGTTGTTGCAGTTGGACCCGGGAAATATGCAGAGCAAACAGGGAATATCATTCCTGTCAAGCAGAAGGCCGGTGACGTTGTATTATATGGAAAATATGCCGGCACAGAAATCACGTTGGAAGGAGAGGATCTCTTAATGATGCGCTCTTCTGATATTTTGATGAAGGTGGGCTGA